The genomic DNA TTGTATTTTGAACAGCAATAAAATTCAGTATTTGAGTAATTGACAAAATTGTTTCATCATGCTAACATAAAAATATATTTAGTCTGCAAGGAGAAGGAATGGAGAAAAATAAAGGAAAGTCCAGACAAAAGATTTTGGAAACAGCTGGTGAGCTTTTCAAATCTCAGGGCTATCATGCTACAGGTCTTAATCAAATAATTAAAGAAAGCGGTGCTCCCAAAGGTTCCATATATCATTATTTCCCCGGCGGAAAAGAGGAGCTTGCAATAGAATCCATAAAGCTGGCAGTAGAAAAAGTCAAAGAAGGACTTATAGATAATCTGTCCCAATATTCTGAGCCTCTAAAATCTATCGAGGAGCTTTTAAAGAAAATGGCTGATGAATTTAATCCGCATAATCCTTATCACGGGCTTTCTATAAATATGCTCGCAATGGAGACATCATTGATAAGCGAACCGCTCAGATGTGCCTGTCTGGAAGCATTTAAGACATGGGAGAATATTTTTTACGATAAGCTTATCGAGGGCGGGTATTCTCCAGAGGATGCTGAAGATCTCGGCATGACAATTCATTTTCTGGTGGAGGGAGCAGTTGCCCTGTCATTGGTAAGACAGGACAATAAACCTTTTTTAATTGTTTCAAGACAAATTCGTAAATTACTAAACAAGAATACATAATAAAATTTTTTAATATCAGAATCTATAAATACCGTTTTAAAAAACGGTTTTTTATATTATAAATACTTATTATTCTATTTCTCCTGCTAAAACTGCATCCTTTTTACAGCTATAAAAATTCTGCATATCAGCATTCTGCAAGATTACCTGCTGTAATGCCGCTGTGCTGCCTTTCTAATATTCAGCCGAATAA from Sebaldella termitidis ATCC 33386 includes the following:
- a CDS encoding TetR/AcrR family transcriptional regulator, whose protein sequence is MEKNKGKSRQKILETAGELFKSQGYHATGLNQIIKESGAPKGSIYHYFPGGKEELAIESIKLAVEKVKEGLIDNLSQYSEPLKSIEELLKKMADEFNPHNPYHGLSINMLAMETSLISEPLRCACLEAFKTWENIFYDKLIEGGYSPEDAEDLGMTIHFLVEGAVALSLVRQDNKPFLIVSRQIRKLLNKNT